A region of Natribaculum luteum DNA encodes the following proteins:
- a CDS encoding geranylgeranylglycerol-phosphate geranylgeranyltransferase — protein sequence MTAAETIRGLFELTRPINAIAAGVLTFIGAYVAGGIATYPYESLAAVGATVLATGAGNAINDYFDRDIDRINRPERAIPRGAVSPRGALVFSLVLFVGAVVLALALPLLAVAIAVVNLIALVAYTEFFKGLPGVGNVVVAYLGGSTFLFGAAAVGNVEAAVVLFLLAALSTVTREIVKDVEDVEGDREEGLNTLPIAIGERRALLVGTALLVVAILATPLPYVLEYFGVAYLVVVVPAVGLMLYAAVESFDDPTAGQEHLKYGMFLAALAFVVGRIAVDVTVLPA from the coding sequence ATGACTGCGGCGGAGACGATACGCGGGTTGTTCGAGTTGACGCGGCCGATAAACGCGATCGCAGCGGGAGTGTTGACGTTCATCGGCGCGTACGTTGCCGGCGGGATCGCAACGTACCCGTACGAGTCGCTCGCCGCAGTGGGAGCGACTGTTCTGGCGACCGGTGCTGGAAACGCGATCAACGATTACTTCGACCGAGATATCGATCGTATCAACCGGCCGGAACGAGCGATCCCTCGCGGGGCGGTCAGCCCACGGGGGGCACTCGTGTTCAGTCTCGTTCTCTTCGTGGGTGCCGTCGTGCTGGCGCTTGCGTTGCCGCTTTTGGCGGTCGCCATCGCGGTGGTGAACCTGATCGCGCTCGTCGCATACACGGAGTTTTTCAAGGGGTTGCCCGGCGTCGGCAACGTCGTCGTCGCCTACCTCGGCGGGAGTACGTTCCTGTTCGGTGCCGCGGCGGTCGGGAACGTCGAGGCGGCGGTCGTCCTGTTCTTACTGGCCGCGCTGTCGACGGTCACGCGCGAGATCGTTAAAGACGTCGAGGACGTCGAGGGCGATCGGGAGGAAGGGCTGAACACCCTTCCGATCGCGATCGGCGAGCGACGGGCCTTGCTCGTCGGCACGGCGCTGTTAGTCGTTGCCATCCTCGCGACTCCCCTACCGTACGTCCTCGAGTACTTCGGCGTCGCCTACCTGGTCGTCGTCGTGCCAGCCGTCGGACTCATGCTCTACGCTGCAGTCGAGAGCTTCGACGATCCGACTGCGGGACAGGAACATCTCAAGTACGGCATGTTCCTTGCTGCGCTCGCGTTCGTCGTCGGTCGCATCGCGGTCGACGTGACGGTACTCCCTGCCTGA
- a CDS encoding antitoxin VapB family protein, with protein MATKTISLDEEAYERLKARKKEGESFSETVKRLAGERSWNEVAGILSKDEAAALEAAIEEGRTTSRERSDRLTAALDEVGDDETSE; from the coding sequence ATGGCGACGAAAACGATTTCACTCGACGAGGAAGCCTACGAACGGCTGAAAGCCCGAAAAAAAGAGGGAGAAAGCTTTAGTGAAACTGTCAAGCGCCTTGCGGGAGAACGGTCGTGGAACGAGGTCGCAGGGATTCTCTCCAAGGACGAGGCGGCGGCCCTCGAGGCCGCTATCGAGGAGGGACGAACGACGTCTAGAGAACGGAGTGACCGCCTCACAGCAGCGTTAGACGAAGTCGGAGACGACGAGACCTCGGAATGA
- a CDS encoding type II toxin-antitoxin system PemK/MazF family toxin, translating to MSEDVEIRRGDVVIVRLDPAEGREMEKTRPAVVVQNDVGNKNASTTIVAPATGTYRGYPFEVLVEAAESPFEKDSSIRLDQIRVVSIEKRIHSALGSLDTETMEAVDEALTLSLGLD from the coding sequence ATGAGCGAGGACGTGGAAATTCGTCGCGGCGACGTTGTTATCGTTCGGCTTGATCCTGCGGAAGGGCGCGAGATGGAGAAAACTCGCCCTGCGGTAGTCGTCCAGAACGACGTTGGGAATAAAAATGCTAGTACGACTATCGTCGCACCTGCGACGGGGACATATCGGGGCTATCCATTTGAGGTTCTCGTCGAAGCAGCAGAGTCGCCGTTCGAGAAAGATTCCTCAATCCGTCTCGACCAAATTCGTGTCGTCTCCATCGAAAAGCGAATTCACTCGGCACTTGGAAGCCTCGACACAGAGACGATGGAGGCGGTGGACGAAGCGTTAACACTGAGCCTCGGACTGGACTGA
- a CDS encoding DUF7511 domain-containing protein, which translates to MTVHDAPVGRPDESSTAESLELLTDDEEWWTVVPVDATSDERMTQWISVERDGLCNLEEWR; encoded by the coding sequence ATGACCGTGCACGATGCACCCGTCGGACGGCCAGACGAGTCGTCGACTGCCGAATCGCTCGAGTTGCTCACCGACGACGAGGAGTGGTGGACGGTCGTTCCGGTCGACGCGACGAGCGACGAGCGGATGACGCAGTGGATCTCCGTCGAGCGTGACGGACTCTGTAATCTCGAGGAGTGGCGGTAA
- a CDS encoding CoA-binding protein — MPVENDAVLREILGFQAVAVVGCSRSPGKAAHDVPKYLDEHGYEVIPVNPYAGEILGRRAYDSLADVDEEIDVVCVFRPSDEVSGVVEQAIDRDDVRVIWTQLGIRDPEATRRAESAGLTVVEDRCLKVDHRRLYG; from the coding sequence ATGCCAGTCGAGAACGACGCCGTCCTCCGGGAAATTCTCGGGTTCCAGGCCGTCGCGGTCGTCGGCTGTTCGCGATCGCCGGGCAAAGCCGCCCACGACGTTCCAAAGTACCTCGACGAACACGGCTACGAGGTGATCCCGGTCAACCCGTACGCCGGGGAGATCCTGGGCCGACGAGCGTACGACTCGCTCGCCGACGTCGACGAGGAGATCGACGTCGTCTGCGTGTTTCGCCCGAGCGACGAGGTTTCGGGCGTCGTCGAGCAGGCCATCGACCGCGACGACGTGCGCGTGATCTGGACACAACTCGGCATCCGCGACCCGGAGGCGACCCGGCGGGCGGAATCGGCGGGGCTGACCGTCGTCGAAGATCGGTGTCTGAAAGTCGATCACCGTCGGCTGTACGGTTAG
- a CDS encoding PLP-dependent cysteine synthase family protein, with translation MTSYDRPLESVLETIGQTPLVCVHDAPGVVPVYAKLESFNPGASVKDRIGRYMLERMLERGDLSPGGTVIEPTAGNTGIGLAIAAGQLELNAIFVVPERFSVEKQQLMAALGAEIVNTPTDDGMGGAIDRAHQLADELDDAVVPQQFSNPLNTEAHYETTAPEIYEALDGEVGAVVAGCGTAGTLMGIARYALERDAETYVAAVEPEGSLYGEFLGEGREEGAYKIEGIGTHDTATNELFEPDLVDEIYAVSDRAAHEELRRLASEEGHLVASSAAAASVAAKRVAEEIAAGAIDAPHDSVVTVFPDSSERYLSKGIYRSFEKWES, from the coding sequence ATGACCTCCTACGACCGACCACTGGAGTCGGTACTCGAGACGATCGGGCAGACGCCGCTGGTTTGCGTCCACGACGCCCCCGGGGTCGTCCCCGTCTACGCGAAACTCGAGTCGTTCAACCCCGGTGCGAGCGTCAAAGACCGGATCGGCCGGTACATGCTCGAACGAATGCTAGAACGCGGCGATCTTTCCCCCGGCGGGACGGTGATCGAGCCGACGGCGGGCAACACCGGCATCGGGCTGGCGATCGCAGCGGGCCAGCTCGAGTTGAACGCGATCTTCGTCGTCCCCGAACGGTTCAGCGTCGAGAAACAGCAGCTGATGGCCGCTCTCGGGGCCGAGATCGTCAACACGCCCACCGACGACGGGATGGGCGGCGCGATCGACCGCGCCCACCAGCTCGCCGACGAACTCGACGACGCCGTCGTCCCCCAGCAGTTTTCCAACCCGTTGAACACCGAGGCACACTACGAGACGACCGCTCCGGAGATCTACGAGGCACTCGACGGCGAGGTCGGCGCGGTCGTCGCCGGCTGTGGCACCGCCGGGACGCTCATGGGGATCGCGCGGTACGCACTCGAGCGCGATGCCGAGACGTACGTCGCCGCCGTCGAACCCGAGGGGTCGCTGTACGGCGAGTTCCTCGGCGAAGGGCGCGAGGAAGGCGCGTACAAGATCGAGGGGATCGGCACCCACGACACCGCCACGAACGAACTGTTCGAACCCGACCTCGTCGACGAGATCTACGCCGTTTCCGACCGGGCGGCACACGAGGAGCTCCGTCGTCTCGCCAGCGAGGAAGGGCACCTGGTCGCCTCGAGTGCGGCCGCAGCGAGCGTCGCCGCAAAACGCGTCGCCGAGGAAATCGCCGCCGGTGCGATCGACGCTCCCCACGATTCCGTCGTGACGGTGTTTCCGGACTCGAGCGAGCGGTACCTCTCGAAGGGAATCTACCGCTCGTTCGAGAAGTGGGAGAGCTAA
- a CDS encoding DUF7548 family protein: MRPEQRPPTVGIVAALSYVLVAFAPYVLLPETETPGLAIYYDYGIAGPPFLTLLVVVAVVLFAAGRERRTEPDFVAGLVIVLSAVLSLLVFVWALAVPESVVTGLGEALWLEYHRWLLLLSSLATFACSVWYARALSLF; the protein is encoded by the coding sequence ATGCGCCCCGAGCAGCGCCCGCCGACGGTCGGTATCGTCGCCGCCCTCTCGTACGTTCTCGTCGCGTTCGCACCGTACGTCTTGCTCCCCGAGACGGAGACGCCGGGGCTGGCCATCTACTACGACTACGGGATCGCCGGGCCGCCGTTTCTCACGCTGCTCGTGGTCGTCGCCGTCGTCCTCTTCGCGGCGGGACGCGAGCGACGAACCGAACCCGACTTCGTCGCCGGGCTGGTCATCGTCCTCAGCGCGGTCCTCTCGTTGCTCGTGTTCGTCTGGGCGCTCGCCGTTCCAGAGTCGGTCGTCACGGGACTCGGCGAGGCGCTGTGGCTCGAGTACCACCGCTGGCTCCTCCTGCTCTCGTCGCTCGCGACGTTCGCCTGTTCGGTGTGGTACGCGCGGGCGCTCTCGCTGTTCTGA
- a CDS encoding chorismate mutase — MTRESTDTDAESAEWDPEEMDLEDLREEIQGIDRDIVELIARRTYVADSIAQVKEARGLPTTDEKQEERVMERAGENAEHFDVDSNLVKAIFRLLIELNKVEQRNTR, encoded by the coding sequence ATGACTCGAGAATCTACGGATACGGACGCGGAATCGGCAGAATGGGATCCAGAGGAGATGGACCTCGAAGACCTGCGCGAGGAGATTCAGGGGATCGATCGCGACATCGTCGAACTCATCGCGCGTCGGACGTACGTCGCGGATTCGATCGCACAGGTCAAAGAGGCTCGAGGGCTTCCGACGACGGACGAGAAACAGGAAGAGCGGGTGATGGAACGAGCGGGCGAGAACGCCGAACACTTCGACGTCGACTCGAACCTCGTGAAAGCGATCTTCCGGCTGCTCATCGAACTGAACAAGGTCGAGCAAAGGAACACTAGATAG
- a CDS encoding AI-2E family transporter: MTTHTAPGRDLTDRRVLILLVVTVGVLSLLLVLPYLSYVLAAVVLAYVLAPLQRRLEPRFGRTVAAAVGLVVATVAILFPVGVLVSVAIDQAITLAAAIGTGDLDVESLESQLAAHGLEIDLQTLYGTFQEPIGVGARGLAADALGIVGGFPGFLIGVTVLLFVLYSLLRDGDRLVAWSTSVLPLRDDLQDELVTRIDRLMWASIVASVLVAAVQSLLTTIGLAIVGIPGLAFFGILTFVLALLPLIGAFVVWAPIAIYLVVVGQPLAGAFLFAYGAVVVSLADNFLRPITVGRSVDLSAAVVVVGIFGGVAFFGVMGLFFGPMILGAFKTTFELYARERDEPHPQVPVGLVGIRPGAMESSQTPAGDTREENRS, translated from the coding sequence ATGACGACACACACCGCGCCCGGACGCGACCTCACCGATCGACGAGTGCTGATACTGCTCGTCGTCACCGTCGGTGTCCTCTCGTTGCTGCTGGTGTTACCGTACCTGTCGTACGTCCTCGCTGCGGTCGTCCTCGCGTACGTCCTCGCTCCTCTCCAGCGACGACTCGAGCCCCGCTTCGGCCGAACCGTCGCCGCCGCCGTCGGCCTCGTGGTCGCGACGGTCGCGATTCTGTTTCCGGTCGGCGTCCTCGTCTCCGTCGCGATCGACCAGGCGATCACGCTCGCAGCGGCGATCGGCACCGGTGACCTCGACGTCGAATCGCTCGAGAGCCAGCTAGCAGCGCACGGCCTCGAGATCGACCTCCAGACGCTGTACGGAACGTTCCAGGAGCCGATCGGCGTCGGCGCTCGCGGCCTCGCTGCCGACGCTCTCGGGATCGTCGGCGGGTTTCCGGGGTTCCTGATCGGCGTGACCGTCCTGTTGTTCGTCCTCTACTCGCTCCTTCGGGACGGCGACCGGCTCGTGGCGTGGAGTACGTCCGTCCTTCCGCTGCGCGACGACCTCCAGGACGAACTCGTCACGCGCATCGATCGGTTGATGTGGGCGTCGATCGTCGCGAGCGTGCTCGTCGCGGCCGTCCAGTCGCTTCTCACGACGATCGGGCTAGCGATCGTCGGCATCCCGGGGCTCGCGTTCTTCGGCATTCTGACGTTCGTCCTCGCGTTACTCCCGCTGATCGGCGCGTTCGTCGTCTGGGCACCGATCGCGATCTACCTGGTCGTCGTCGGCCAGCCACTCGCGGGGGCGTTCCTGTTCGCTTACGGAGCCGTCGTCGTGAGCCTCGCCGACAACTTCCTCCGACCGATCACCGTCGGGCGGAGCGTCGACCTCAGCGCGGCCGTCGTCGTCGTCGGCATCTTCGGCGGCGTCGCGTTCTTCGGCGTCATGGGACTCTTTTTTGGCCCGATGATCCTCGGCGCGTTCAAGACCACGTTCGAACTGTACGCGAGAGAACGAGACGAACCGCACCCGCAGGTGCCGGTCGGACTCGTCGGGATCCGACCTGGCGCGATGGAGTCGTCCCAGACACCGGCGGGCGACACTCGAGAAGAGAATCGATCGTAG
- a CDS encoding RAD55 family ATPase, protein MYDFATVLSDAEIDPGTNVLVAGAPLTGKRRIALDVLAGGVNRGDGALIVTTKDDAETVLSGFESFLDGEETLEDVDVGVVDCVTKQRGVGAIEDDPRVKYVSSPVDMTGIGIKLSEFLQEFYEGRGIDRNRILLHSISTLLMYSDLQTVFRFLHVFTGRVQSADAMGIYVIDSTAHDEQTMNTLKQLFDAVVEVEEGENEEPVLHTAGIS, encoded by the coding sequence ATGTATGACTTCGCAACCGTCCTGTCGGACGCCGAAATCGATCCCGGGACGAACGTTCTCGTCGCTGGCGCGCCGCTGACCGGGAAGCGCCGAATTGCGCTCGACGTCCTCGCAGGCGGGGTCAACCGGGGTGATGGGGCGCTCATCGTCACGACGAAAGACGATGCAGAGACGGTGCTGTCGGGGTTCGAGAGCTTTCTCGATGGTGAGGAGACCCTCGAGGACGTCGACGTGGGGGTCGTCGACTGTGTGACGAAACAACGTGGTGTCGGAGCGATCGAGGACGATCCGCGGGTCAAGTACGTCTCGTCGCCGGTCGACATGACCGGCATCGGAATCAAGCTCTCGGAGTTTCTCCAGGAGTTTTACGAGGGTCGTGGCATCGACCGAAACCGGATTCTGTTACACTCGATTTCGACGCTGCTGATGTATTCGGACCTCCAGACGGTTTTTCGATTCCTCCACGTCTTCACCGGTCGCGTCCAGAGCGCCGACGCGATGGGGATCTACGTCATCGACTCGACCGCCCACGACGAGCAGACGATGAATACGCTCAAACAGCTGTTCGACGCCGTCGTCGAGGTCGAAGAGGGAGAGAACGAAGAGCCGGTACTCCACACGGCGGGCATCTCGTAG
- a CDS encoding ornithine cyclodeaminase family protein gives MVTILGEADVAAVLDVEMLLAPVENALIKQAAGEVERPDRPHFSVGAGLESDDPLGTGLTMPAYIHGERFYATKLVSVHEGNESRDLPTVQAQIVLTDATTGRPVAFMAGTRITNGRTGCIGGLAARTFASDPVRLAVIGAGAQARWQTRAIAATSTLEEVCIYSPSESKRECASELRDEGIPATAAETAADAVDGATVVVTATTSTDPVFPASALSDAELVVAVGAYTEAMQELEPAVVDRATRLVADVPDEAAATGDVAATSYAAADFDPLGDALADDAAAPLEDGYVLLESVGSAVLDLAAATTVYDLAHTEGIGTSVPLTE, from the coding sequence ATGGTAACGATTCTCGGCGAGGCCGACGTCGCGGCGGTGCTCGACGTCGAGATGCTCCTCGCCCCGGTCGAGAACGCGTTGATCAAACAGGCGGCAGGAGAGGTCGAACGACCCGATCGACCCCACTTCTCCGTCGGCGCTGGACTCGAGTCCGACGATCCGCTCGGGACGGGGCTGACGATGCCCGCGTACATCCACGGCGAGCGGTTTTACGCGACCAAACTGGTGAGCGTCCACGAAGGGAACGAGTCGCGGGATCTCCCGACGGTCCAGGCACAGATCGTCCTGACCGACGCGACGACCGGCCGCCCGGTGGCGTTCATGGCCGGTACGCGAATTACCAACGGTCGAACCGGGTGTATCGGTGGTCTCGCCGCCAGGACGTTCGCGTCGGATCCAGTCCGGTTGGCCGTCATCGGTGCCGGCGCACAGGCACGCTGGCAGACGCGCGCAATCGCGGCGACGTCCACGCTCGAGGAGGTCTGCATCTACTCGCCCAGCGAGTCGAAACGCGAGTGTGCAAGCGAGCTTCGTGATGAGGGTATCCCGGCGACAGCAGCCGAAACTGCCGCCGACGCGGTCGACGGTGCGACGGTGGTCGTCACGGCCACGACGAGCACCGACCCCGTTTTCCCCGCGTCGGCGCTCTCGGACGCCGAACTCGTCGTCGCCGTCGGCGCGTACACCGAAGCAATGCAAGAACTCGAACCCGCCGTCGTCGACCGAGCGACGCGACTCGTTGCGGACGTTCCCGACGAGGCTGCAGCCACCGGCGACGTCGCAGCGACGTCGTACGCCGCGGCGGACTTCGACCCGCTCGGCGACGCGCTTGCCGACGACGCGGCGGCACCGCTCGAGGACGGGTACGTCCTCCTCGAGAGCGTTGGGAGCGCCGTCCTCGACCTCGCGGCGGCGACGACGGTCTACGATCTGGCCCACACGGAGGGAATCGGTACGTCAGTCCCGCTGACGGAGTGA
- a CDS encoding type II toxin-antitoxin system VapC family toxin codes for MIQDTSFIIDLLRGDENAKRLLDIVEKEARPQKVSSVTVLELYEGVARSQTPEAKRERILEILETKHVVSADHTVMRKAGKLSGELINDGERIDREDCMIAATAVLNDEPVITRNTKQFERIGGLEVRSY; via the coding sequence ATGATTCAGGACACCTCATTTATTATCGACTTGTTACGTGGCGATGAAAATGCAAAACGACTGCTCGATATCGTCGAAAAAGAAGCACGACCACAAAAAGTGTCCTCCGTGACGGTTTTAGAACTCTACGAGGGCGTTGCTCGATCTCAAACGCCGGAGGCGAAGCGAGAGCGAATTCTCGAAATACTGGAAACAAAGCACGTCGTGAGTGCCGACCACACTGTGATGCGAAAAGCCGGAAAACTCTCTGGTGAGCTGATCAACGACGGCGAACGGATCGATCGAGAAGATTGTATGATTGCTGCGACTGCGGTTCTCAACGACGAACCAGTTATCACGAGAAACACCAAACAATTCGAACGAATCGGCGGCCTCGAAGTACGGTCGTACTAG
- a CDS encoding DUF5798 family protein codes for MGLGSTAKKIQSLSDRAEQMYRQVQELQKRIVGLEEGVDETSDRVTKLEHQVREQRALLVAIAEQQGLDGEEILAEAAIEEAEASDADAPDVETADAETNKGDASKETTDATVETGE; via the coding sequence ATGGGACTCGGCAGCACTGCCAAGAAGATCCAGAGCCTCTCTGACCGCGCCGAACAGATGTACAGGCAGGTACAGGAACTCCAGAAACGGATCGTCGGCCTCGAGGAGGGGGTCGACGAGACCAGCGACCGGGTGACGAAACTCGAACACCAGGTCCGAGAACAGCGCGCGCTGCTCGTCGCCATCGCCGAACAGCAGGGTCTCGACGGCGAGGAGATTCTCGCGGAAGCGGCGATCGAGGAGGCGGAAGCGTCCGACGCAGACGCGCCCGACGTCGAGACCGCCGACGCCGAGACGAACAAGGGCGACGCGAGCAAGGAGACAACAGACGCGACGGTCGAGACCGGCGAATAA